A stretch of DNA from Spiroplasma endosymbiont of Nebria brevicollis:
AAGTCACACCTAATTCTTTTGTAAGAACTGTTGCAGAGGTATGCCATGCTTGGTGTTTATTCATCTAAAGATAAGATAAAATCAAAATGTCAATTTGGTTTGTGACTTATAAAAAATGGTGCCATGTAAGATGCTAAATGTTTGATGACATTTCAAACATCTTATTCTTCTAAAATCAGAAACATTTAGACATTTGGTGTCACACTTGATACATTTAATTGTTTTCAAATTTGCGATATATTTTAAACAATCTTTTTCTGTTTGAAAACTGTTGTTGAACTCGTTGAGTTTCATTTTTTCCTCCACAAGTACATGCGGGGATAATTTCCTTTAATATTTTTGGCGCTAGTGCTCGTATTAAATTAGGTTATAAAGAATTTGTTTATTCAGGAAGTCCTATTGAAAATTTTAAAAGTAGCATAAAAAATGATGTTGCTAAAAACGATTGGGTGAAAAATAAAATAGAGGTACCATTAATAAGTAAAAAAAGAACTGAACCAGCTATCAAATTTAATAACTTTGAAGAACTAGTTGGTTGAAAGTCAAAATTTAATGTAAATAAATATACTCAAGTTATAGAAGGTAATCCACGTTTTGCAGAATTCGATAGCCTATCTTTTTCTATAAAATTAATTAAAAATAAAGAAGAAATAAAATTATCTAAACAGCAAATTATATCTATTATTAACGATTAAAAGTTATAAACTAAGTTTATTTTAATAATTGCGAGGTTCAAAATTAAGATCAGTTCTTGCATTAAAAAGGTAAATTATATTAAAATTAATAATTATTGAAAGCAAAAAATACAAAACAATTTGGTCATTACGCTAAAGATTTTGAAAAAGAAAAATATCAAACACTAGCTAATGTTATTAAAGAATAATGAAAACTAGTTTCAAACAATTCTGTCTGATACAATAATACCAATTAAATATGAGAGGAAAAATTGAATGAAGAAATTTATTAAATTTTATTGTCAGGATTGAAAATTTTGATTTAAAATTATATTATTGTTATTTTAAGTGTCTTTGGATTATTAACTGATTATCTTTGAAATGTTTTACATTTAAATAAAGTAGTAATTACAGATGCAACAGGTAAAAACATTTATCTTTGGGCAGTTTATGATGAAATGGGAAGAATTAGCCATTGAAATTATATTGGCTATACATTGTCATGATTATCATTTTTTACAACTCAAACCAATGTTTTAGTTTTAGTTTGATTTTTTATTGCTATAATAAAACATCTTCAAGAGGGAAAAATTAAACTATTACAATCATATTTTTCGTTATCAGTGACAGTTTATATTACAGTCACTTGTTTAGTGTATAATTTTTTATTATTGCCAATGGCATTATTAAATAATAGTAATAGTATGGGTTTAACTAGTTGACAGTGGCTATCACAACTTATTTTGCATACTTTTGTGCCAATTTTAGCAGTAGTATATATTATTATTTTTGCCAAACATTCTCAGTTAATTCCAACGAAAATGTTTTACAAACAAAAACTAGGATTATTTTTTATTTATCCTGTTATCTATCTTACTTTATGGAATTGCAAAAGGATTATTATGTGAATATAGCGGTATGCATACTATAGTATTGCCTATCAATATTTCTTTTTACAAGTTACTAATCCAAACATTTTAGGTCTTCCTGGAACAGTATGATTAATTATTGCCTCATTTTTAATTTGTGTCATCATTGTTGTATCTACAGGATTATACAATTTTTGGTATTGATTGATTGAAAGATATCATGCAAAGAATAATTAAAGTAACAGATTTATTTTTTATGAATAAATAATAAGATTTTTTACTAAGTTGCTTTCGAGAAGTCTACTCTCATCTACTGTATAGCTGCAAAACATTTTATGTTTCTACGATACATACTTTTCCCATATGATACCTCCTTGAGACATAATCAAAAGATAACTAGTAAGACATTATCATAAGATAACGACAACTTTTTAAAATTAATTTGTATGACTATTATTGATTTTTCATTCAATTATACTATAATTTATATAGGTCTACATCTTTCACATTTAATGTGATTGCTCAAATGTAGTGTTGATGTCTGAGATAGTTGTAAAACTGTCTCTTTTTTTAAATCCACAATCCAGATAATAAATTCAATATTTAACTTGCTCATTATAAAATAATTTAGTGAGCATTTTTATATTAAAGGAGAGAAAAAATGAAAATACAACAAGAGTTATTAATCAATGATATTTGGATTATAAATTATTCTGTTCCTTATAAAAATACTTTATTAAGACCATTTATTATTACTAATATCATCAACAACATTGTTTATGGAATTCCGTTAACATCTTTTAATAAAAAACGTTATATGCCTAATTTAGGCGATATAATATTTCAAGAACAATACTTAATCAAAAAATCAATTATCAAGCCATATCAATTATTAATTCACATAAGAAAAAACAACTTTGTTAATAAAATTGGTACTGTAAATCCGGAGTTAGTAAAAAATATTAATAATAAAATTGATAATAACATTAGCAAGTATTTATCTATGAAAAACATTAATAGTATTATGCGTGAGTATTTAATTGAACGACAAAATCAAAAAATTGAAGTTTTACAGCAAGAAAATAATGTTCTTAAAACGGATTTATTGAATACTAAATTTCAATTACAACTCAGACAAAAAGATAAAGAATTATTTTTAAAAACCACCAATGATAAGGTAATTATTCTAGAACAAAAAATTGAAAATTTGGAAAAGAAATTAACATTAAAAAATAAAAAATGTTAATTTATTATTGTTCGAGGTAAACCGAATCCGACCTGTTAAAGATTATGATAACCACATTAAAAACCTTCATCATCAAACATAAACTATTAAAGATACTAAAAATAATGATTATGTAGAATCCAATCAATTAAAACTCAACAGTTTAATCAACTATTTTCACAAGTTCAATTTATAATCATAAACCAACGATGATAATTACTGATGTAATTTTATACAAGATTCTTGGTTGAGACATTATCATAAGATAATGACAAATTTTTTTAAAAACTTACAAAAATAAATAGATTTTTCTTGCATTTCAATATATAATTTATAAGACCCAAAAGTAAGGAGGCAACAATTATGGCTGTACCAGCAAGAAGAACGTCTAAAATGCGTAAGAATACTCGTCGTGCTCACGATGGACTAACTGTAACAACAACAACTAACTGCTTAAATTGTGGTTCAGTAACTAAACCACACCATGCCTGTATGAAATGTATGACATATAAAGGTGTACCAATTACTAACCCATTAAAACAAGCACCAGTGGTTCAAGTTGAAAACAAAAAATAAGTTTTAACACAAACTTTAAATAAATATCCCTCTATATATTTGAAAAAATATTGCAGAGGTTTTTTATTTTTAAATTATTTTTTATTTAACTCTGTAATAAAAAATGAGAGATTTACTAATATGTTGGGCTTTAATCTATCTTAACTTTATCTAATTAACCATTGCAATTATATTGACAACATATCATAATTAAACATAATAAGCAAGAGGGAGGGAACATCACAATGAAAAATAATGGATACTATGATTTGCTATTAAAACTAAGCGATAATATTAATGATAACTATCAAATTTCTTCTATTAATAATGAAAAACATAACATTAAAGATATCGATAGTTATCTTATTAAGCAATTATCTAGTTTACTCATTGAGCAATTGAAAACTATTAAACAACCTACTGATAAAATTATCTTTCTTAATAAAATGATAAGTAGTTTTACAACTCATGAGTTTAGTAACAATATCTTATTACACGTTAACAATAAAAATACCGAAGATTTTATTAATCATGACATTCGTTTAAGCGACAATTACCTTTTTACCAATGATAACCAACAAGCACTTATTAATCAACTAAATAAAGAAATCAAAACTTGTGATGAAGTGTATTTTATTTATCCTTTTATTGCTAATTCCTTAATTAACAAACTTCGAAGTGCTTTTACATATGCTACTAATCATAATATTCCTATTAATTTTATTACTACGACCTTTGATGAGATGGCGTTATTTGTTAACCTTTATACTTTAGTAAAGTTAATTAAACAATATCCCAACATTAAAATTAGAGTGGAAAATAACTTAGAAAAACGTAGCGAACGTATTCATATTAAAGCTGCTATCTTTAAACGTAAATCAGGATTTTCATCAGCAATTGTTGGTTCATCTAATTTAACGACCAAAGGGATGATTCTTGGCAAAGAATGAAACATTAAAATCAATGAATTTGATAATCAAAACCTTTACCAAAACATTTTACAACAATATCACAAACTATGAAATGATAGATTAGTAGATTTAAATGATGAGCAACAACGGATTGAATTACTAGCTAAAATAGAGTATAACCGTAGTCTACTTACAA
This window harbors:
- the rpmF gene encoding 50S ribosomal protein L32, which translates into the protein MAVPARRTSKMRKNTRRAHDGLTVTTTTNCLNCGSVTKPHHACMKCMTYKGVPITNPLKQAPVVQVENKK
- a CDS encoding Pr6Pr family membrane protein, giving the protein MGRISHWNYIGYTLSWLSFFTTQTNVLVLVWFFIAIIKHLQEGKIKLLQSYFSLSVTVYITVTCLVYNFLLLPMALLNNSNSMGLTSWQWLSQLILHTFVPILAVVYIIIFAKHSQLIPTKMFYKQKLGLFFIYPVIYLTLWNCKRIIMWI